The genomic region TGAAAAAATTCCTGCTGTCACGAGTATTATTCATAATGTCAATCAAGCGCAGACAAATGTTATGTTAGGTCGTAAAAATCAAGTTATTTGGGGAAGCGACCATATTACGGATCGTTTAGGTGATCTTGCATTTCAAATTTCGCCGCATTCATTTTTTCAGGTTAACACCCTTCAGGCCCAAGTACTTTATGGACAAGCTTTGAAATATGCTAGTCTGACAGGAAATGAGACAGTGATTGACGCCTATTGTGGTACAGGGACGATTTCGCTGTTTTTAGCACGTCAGGCGAAAAAAGTCTATGGTATTGAAATTGTCGAACAGGCCATTTCGGATGCCATGGATAATGCAGAAGCGAACCATATAACAAATGCTGAGTTTATTGCAGGCGATGCGACAAAAGTGATGCCGAAGCTTTATCGCAAAGGAATTAAGCCGGATGTGATTGTTGTAGACCCTCCGCGTGCTGGTTGCAGTGTTGCCGTACTGGAAACTTTTGCAGCCATGCGGCCGGAACGTATTGTTTATGTATCTTGTAGTGCCGCCTCGCTTGCGCGTGATCTGGCCTTGCTTGATGAGCTGGGGTACAAAACAAAGGAAATTCAACCGGTAGATATGTTCCCGCAGACGTTTCATGTAGAGTGTGTTGCTCTTATTGCTAGGAAAATCGGTAGTTAGAGGTAATAAAAATATCAATCCAGGTTGATTTGCCCACCATTTGCCAACACAATTATTTTTTGGTTGGCAAGGATTGATTCGCAGCCTTTTCAAATATATCGACAGATTGCTCAGCCATCTTTTCGGTGGCATGGGTGTAAGTTCCGAGAGTGGTTTCGATGTTGGCATGCCCAAGCCGATTTTGTACGTCTTTAATATTTGCTCCATTTTCAATTAAGGTTGTTGCATGAGTGTGTCGCAGCGAATGAAAATTAAATATTATCCCCAGTTCATAATGGATTACCTTAGCAGCGTATTTAAATGAATCGGGGGTAATCATTTCCCCATTTTCTTTTGTACAAATCATATTAATTGGATTCATAGCGCTAGCATTGATAGAAATTTGCAATGAGTGGATTCTTCTTAATTTTTGGTCATTGATTAATTCTTCAACTTCATACTGCTGGATAAAGTATTGACCATATTTTAGACGGTTTTCTGTTTGCCATTTTTTGTGCTTTTTTAAATCAGTAAGCAAGGTTTTTCCGATTTTAATATTTCTTACGGAGGAAGATGTTTTTGTTGATCCAAAATACCAATCCTTTTCACGTTTGTAAATCAATTTGTTAATATCAATTGTTGCATTTTCTAAATCAATATCGTCCCAGGTCAAGCCCATTACTTCCCCAATTCGGCAGCCCGTATAATAGCCAATCATGAGGGGAATGTGAAAGGTTGATCCTAGAGGAAAACGTTCGATGATTTGGCTAAAATCATCGTTTGAAATAACTTTATGATCAATTTCACGCTTAGAATGGTCATATTTTGGATATTTGACATATTGCATTGGCGTATCCTTAATGAATTTGCAGGGGTGGACGGCATATTTAAGTGAGCCATTAAGGACAGTTGTTATGTTCATTAAATGATTTTTACTATAACCGCTTAGATATTTACCATTGATGAACTCTTGTAAAATTGCGGGTGTCAATGACTTTAACTTGTAAATGCCTAAGGCTGGTTTAATGTGATTTTTGATTATAAGTTCGTAACAAGTTTGAGTGTTGTACTTACAGTTAATAAGTACGTAGTTCTTGAACCAGTAATCCATATAATCCGAGACGGACATTTCACTTGGCTCAAAATGTAACCCTGCATTATTGTATTCCTGTAGTGCGATTCGTAAGGCTGCTTCCGCGTCTTTTTTAGTTCTTCCGCCTACTCTTTCAATTCTTTTCCTTTTACCATCAACATTGGAAGCTTCAAAACTATAATACCATTTGTCACCACGTTTTCTGGTATGACCTTCCATAGCATACTCCTTTCGTTTAACTTATGTTATTTAAAACACAGCTTGTCCTTTAGATGGGCTGTGTTTTTTATCATTTATAAGCTGCTGCAGTTTGTTCAAATGACTTTTTTTCTGTCGCAAATATATTTTCAATCCTTTCTCTGGTACATAAATGCAATTCGTCCAAGCGATTAATTAAGGCTTCCCAAGAAACGCCGAATCCATTTTTATACTGACCGATTTCTCTAACTGATGTAATAGGCATATTTACATATTTACATATTAATGGTTCTGGCATTAAAAAATTTGTTGCAAATATATCCGCTTCTCTGTTTAAAAGCCATAATTGCCGATCGGAAAGGTAGTTTGTATCAAAATCTATAAAATGATTCAAAACAATATGACCTAATTCGTGAGCATAAGGAAAATTGCCAATACTACCAGCTAAATCTCTATTAATGAATATTTGATATTCATGCCCATCGTATCTGCAAAAGCCAAAATCATTTCTTGATTCTTCACAGAAGCCACTAAAATAAAACAATCTACCATATTGTTTTAGTATAAGTTTTGCAGGAACTTCAGGCGATGTGATTTTAAAATTATCTAAAATTGAATAAGCCGTCGAACGTGCCATCGAACCTCTTACTCTGACAGGAACCAATAGTATCACTCATCCTCTATAGCCGTTTCGATAATTCTTGCAATAAGACGCTCTTTTTCGGGCGTTATTTTTTTACCATCGCGGCGAAGTATTTTTACTACATTAGGGAATTGTTTATCAAATTCACGCTTGTCACCTACTTGGTTAATAGAATTTGTTCCTGCCAATATAAAATCGGATGAAACACCTAAAGCTCTAGCTATATTATGAAGATTATCCAAACCAGGATTTCTTTTTCCGCGTTCTATTTCAGAAACAAATGAGACAGAAATTCCGGCAGCATCAGCCACTTGTTTTAAGGTGTAACCTCTTTCATTTCTAAGCGCTTTTATTTTCAATCCAATGTTCATACAAAACCCCTCTTATAGATTATTCAATGATTTAAGTATATTATTTTACACTCACAGTGTAAATATTCACTTGAAGTGTAATTTCAAGTAATGTTACGATATAAAGAGATTAGCTCTGTTATTCTAATTAAATCGCAGTAAATCACCAAATTTAGATATATTCAGCACTTTATTTTTAACTTATAGTGTAATAATATTTACACATGAAGTGTAATCAAGAAAAAAAGAAGGTGAAAATATGTCACTATCTGAGACGATAAAAGCAAAAAGAAAAGAAAAATGTTTATCACAAACAGAACTTGCCTTACGTATCAATCGCAGCCCTCAATTGATTTGTGATATTGAAGCTGGGCGGAAAAATCCCAGCCTTGATACATTGGCCTTGTTAGTAAAAGAACTTGCTTTTTCATTAGATGCAATTTTTTTTAAATAAAAATTACACATACAGTGAAATTAAAGGTAAAATGTTTTTCTTAAAGTGTAAAGGGAGGTTTCTATGAACGAAGATATTCTCTACACAGTTAAGGAGGTTGCAAAGCTAATTAAAACAAATCCCGCCTTTGTGTATAAACTTATTAACCGTGGCTACTTACCAGCATTGAAACTAGGTAGTTTTAAAATAAGACGTGTTTCGTTAGAAGAATTTTTAAAAAAATATGACGGATATGACCTAAGTAATTTAAATACGGTTGTCAAATTGTCAGAGCAATCATAGAAAGCAAGGTGATCAAATGAACGAACCAGCAAACACGGTTGACACTCTAACAGTCGAAATATTGATTCTGAAACAGCAAACCGCGCAGAACATCATTGAAATTGGTAAGCGGTTGAATCAAGTAAAAGAGCAGTTGCCGCATGGTGAGTGGCAAGAGTATTTAGAAACAAAGGTTGATATTAGTTATCGTAGTGCTGTAAGACTTATGCAAGTAGCTAGAGAGTTTTCAAATGTGCCAACGTTGGCAGGTTTGCCGTCATCAAAAGTATTTGCGCTGCTGGATTTACCGGAACCAGACCGTGAACCATTCCTATCCGAACCGCACGCCCTGCCAAACGGCGAAACAAAAACAGTTGATGAAATGACCACACGTGAATTACAGGCCGCTATAAAAGCCCGTAAGGAAGCTGAAACCCGAGCACAGGAAGCAGAAAAAGAAGTCAATAGATTGCAAAAAGTCGCACTGACTATTTCGGCAGAGAACGATGGGGCTATGGAAGCCGCTATGAAATTAAAAAAAGATAACTCAACCCTTAATCAAGCCAATAAAGTCCTTGAGCAAAAACTAAAATCAGCAGGCGATCCAATTATCGTTGAGCAGCCTGTGCAGGTTGTACCTCCTGATTACGAACGCATTAAACGCGAAAATGCTGAGTTCAAAGCAAGGCAACAAAACATGAGTTTACAGCAATTAGCTCAGGTTGATGAAAACTACCAGCAATATCTAAAGTCCGAAGCGGAAGAGGAAAAAGCAGCCAAATTAGTACATAAAGTTTTAAGTGCGCTACTGGATTTACCAACTGGTCTGGAAATAGAAGAACTGGCAAGATGTTATTTAAAATTTTCTCCTGCTGCTGTGACAGATGAGATTACAGTGACTTGCGGGGAAATCGAAACAGGCATTGATAGGCTGCAAAAACTCAACAGTGCTTTAAAAAGCGTAACTAAATTAAAGGCGGTGAAATAATGGCTAAAGCAAAACGAAAAAGTATTACAAGTTTTCTTGAAGATCTGTTCCGGAGTAATCCAAGTCTATCTATTGATGAATTAACCAGTTATGTTCAGACGTATGTGGAAAGACCTGATGTAAATAAATTAATTCGGCAGCATTACCGTAATATTACAAATCGGGTGATTCGCACAATTCACAATAAAAACGGAAAACGCCGTGTATATGCGGATAAAAAATTAGATGTGTATGTTGATGTCGAGCATGAAAACGATATTGATCGTTTGAAACGAATACGCAAAACTTTACGATATCAATCAAACGGGAATGAGTCTGCATACAAATTGGTTACTAAGCGACTAGCTGAGTTATCCGGGCAGACAGTATTGGATTTTGAGAAAAACAATCCGTGTGAGAAAGATGTTGTTGGATGAAGCAATTGGAAGAATCGAAGTTAACCAGAGAATTAAATGAGGCTAAAGCCTTGATTGCAATAATGAAGCCCATTGTAGATGGTGCAGTCGAATGGTCACAGGTTAAAGATGGAACTGTTAATTATCCGGATTATGTAAGCGTAAACAAACCGTCTAAAAATCAGTATTTATATGGTATGTGTGTAGAACTTGATCTTTATAATTCCGTTAAAAAGTACGCTAAAGTGGACAAGCAAAGGAGGTGAAAATTCATGAACGAAGGCACAGAAAAAAACGTCACTACTGGTAATAGTGACGAGGCAAATTTCAAA from Pelorhabdus rhamnosifermentans harbors:
- a CDS encoding DUF3102 domain-containing protein; amino-acid sequence: MNEPANTVDTLTVEILILKQQTAQNIIEIGKRLNQVKEQLPHGEWQEYLETKVDISYRSAVRLMQVAREFSNVPTLAGLPSSKVFALLDLPEPDREPFLSEPHALPNGETKTVDEMTTRELQAAIKARKEAETRAQEAEKEVNRLQKVALTISAENDGAMEAAMKLKKDNSTLNQANKVLEQKLKSAGDPIIVEQPVQVVPPDYERIKRENAEFKARQQNMSLQQLAQVDENYQQYLKSEAEEEKAAKLVHKVLSALLDLPTGLEIEELARCYLKFSPAAVTDEITVTCGEIETGIDRLQKLNSALKSVTKLKAVK
- a CDS encoding helix-turn-helix transcriptional regulator, with the protein product MSLSETIKAKRKEKCLSQTELALRINRSPQLICDIEAGRKNPSLDTLALLVKELAFSLDAIFFK
- a CDS encoding helix-turn-helix domain-containing protein, which produces MNIGLKIKALRNERGYTLKQVADAAGISVSFVSEIERGKRNPGLDNLHNIARALGVSSDFILAGTNSINQVGDKREFDKQFPNVVKILRRDGKKITPEKERLIARIIETAIEDE
- a CDS encoding ImmA/IrrE family metallo-endopeptidase; the encoded protein is MARSTAYSILDNFKITSPEVPAKLILKQYGRLFYFSGFCEESRNDFGFCRYDGHEYQIFINRDLAGSIGNFPYAHELGHIVLNHFIDFDTNYLSDRQLWLLNREADIFATNFLMPEPLICKYVNMPITSVREIGQYKNGFGVSWEALINRLDELHLCTRERIENIFATEKKSFEQTAAAYK
- a CDS encoding helix-turn-helix domain-containing protein produces the protein MNEDILYTVKEVAKLIKTNPAFVYKLINRGYLPALKLGSFKIRRVSLEEFLKKYDGYDLSNLNTVVKLSEQS
- a CDS encoding tyrosine-type recombinase/integrase, whose protein sequence is MEGHTRKRGDKWYYSFEASNVDGKRKRIERVGGRTKKDAEAALRIALQEYNNAGLHFEPSEMSVSDYMDYWFKNYVLINCKYNTQTCYELIIKNHIKPALGIYKLKSLTPAILQEFINGKYLSGYSKNHLMNITTVLNGSLKYAVHPCKFIKDTPMQYVKYPKYDHSKREIDHKVISNDDFSQIIERFPLGSTFHIPLMIGYYTGCRIGEVMGLTWDDIDLENATIDINKLIYKREKDWYFGSTKTSSSVRNIKIGKTLLTDLKKHKKWQTENRLKYGQYFIQQYEVEELINDQKLRRIHSLQISINASAMNPINMICTKENGEMITPDSFKYAAKVIHYELGIIFNFHSLRHTHATTLIENGANIKDVQNRLGHANIETTLGTYTHATEKMAEQSVDIFEKAANQSLPTKK